The nucleotide window GAGGGCGCGCTGATCGCCGAGCGCGCGATCGAACTCGGCGTTCGCATCGCGAACGGAACGCCCTATACCGCCGCGCTCGCGGCGATCGACGCCGACGACGACGCCCGGGTCTCCGTGCGCGGGACGGTCCCGACAGGCGACATCGTCCGCCAGTTCGTCACGCTGCGGGACCTCGAGGCCGACGCCTTTCGCGAGGCGCTCGCCGAGCAGTCGGGCGTCCAGACGATCACCGCCTACGGGCCGGCGGACGGACCGGTCCGCCTGGAGGTGCTGCTCGACGGGCCGACCCCCGAGACCCTGCTCGCGGGCGCGGGCGTGCTCGTCGAGTCGGTCGTCGCGACCGCCGCCGGGACGGAGATCATCGTCGAGTGTACGCCGCGCCGCCCGATCGAGGCGATTCTGGACCTGCTCGAAGAGCGGGTCGGCCCCGTCAGTACGATGTGGCGTCGCGAGCGCGACCGCCCCGACGGGTCGAGCGTGCTCGAACGCGGCCAGGACGTGACGACGGCGATCCTCGAACGCGCGGATCTGACCGATCGGCAGCGCGAGGTGCTCGAAACGGCCGTCCACCGCGGCTATTTCGAACAGCCACGCGCGAGTTCCGCGAGCGAGATCGGCGACGCACTCGACATTACGGAGTCGACCGTCCGCGATCACATCCGTCGGGCCGAGGGCAAACTGTTCGGCGCACTGTTCCGGTGAGCGTGTCGAGCGCCGACGGTCCCGACCGCCGAACGGCCAGATTCAAGTTCGGCCGCGCGAAGGCGTCGGTATGAGCACCTGTCCCGAGTGCGCCGCGGATGTATCGTTGCCCGACTCCGTCGAGATCGGCGAAATCGTCGACTGCGGAACGTGTGGGGCCGAACTCGAAGTCGTCGACGAGGATCCCGTCGAACTCGACGTCGCGCCCGAACTCGAAGAGGACTGGGGCGAATAAGGCGTCTCGCGGTCAGTCGTCACCCGTTTTCCCAGCGGCGTCGCCGGTAGCGTCGGCGTCTTTCCCGTCACCCACCGCTCCCCGGACGCGCCGGCAGGCCGGCCAGACCGCCGTCATCGTGATCGCCGCAATGGCATTGACCGTCGCGTCGGCGACGCTCGCGGTCCGCCACGCCAGTGGCCACTGCAACAGTTCGATGCCCGCGCCGACGGCGATCGCGACGACCGGCGCGACGACGATGCCGAAGCGCCGATCACCGACCGCGCCGAGCAGCGCCGCCGTCAGTGCGGTGTAGCCCAGCACGTGCAGCCAGGTTGTGACTGCGAGGCCACCGAGTGGCCCTTCACCGGCCGGGCCGGCGATGCCGGGATCGATCAGCGAGGCTGCGAGAATCGCGGTCCCGATCACCGCGACGAGGCCCCACGAGCGATCGAGGGTCATGGGACCAGAACGGGCCAGTCGGCCTTAGCCGTTGGTCCGCGTTTCGGCGGCGCTGGGTCCGTATGGAACGTCGAGACCCCAAACCGGGGCGTGGGGGGAAGGAGGGGGAACCGGTCTGGACGACCGGTCGCGACAGTCACGTCCGAATCTCGATTTCTTTGCCCTGTGTGGTCGCACCGCGCTCGACCGGCAGGGTCACTTCGAGGAGGCCACTCTCGTAGTCGGCCACGATGTCGTCGTCCGCGATCGTCTTCGGGAACCGGAACCGGCGGTGATACGTACGCCGTTCGCCACGCGACTCCTCGGTGTGCTCGGCGGCGACGTTCAGGACCCCGTCGTCCCACGTGACCGTGATCTCCGCGGGATCGAATCCGGGCAACTCGACGCTGAGCACGAACTCGTCGTCCTGTTCGTACAGTTCGTAGTCGGTACCGCTGGTCTCGAACAGTCGAGGGAATCCGGTGCGCTGCAGCCAGGAACTGGCTGGGTTCGCTGGCAGTGCCATTGGCCGTTCACCTCGATTCCAGTTGATGATTGTCGGCGGTTCGTATTGAATTCAACTAAATATTTATGAGTGGAGAATTCTCGAAACATTCTGTGACCGGTCCGGATGGGTCTGCCGGGAGACCGGTCGATCGCCCGCTCGCGGCCGTCTCGCCGGTCGAACGCACAGAGTGCCGATTCGATCGACCTGGATCACTATCTTTTTAGGAAAGCCTAAATTACGGCTGGCCATGTCACCATCGCCCCCCGCGGTCGAGCGCGACGTCTGTGTGATCGTCCCGACGATACGCGAGTACGAGTGTGTGCGTGCGTACGTTCGGAACGCCCGCGAGCACGGCGTCGACGTCTCGCGACTCCATTTCGTGCTCGTCACCGAGGACTTCTGTGAGACCGGGGCCATGGAGACGATGCTCGACGAGTTGGGCGTCTCGGGCACGGTGTTCGACGCGACGGCCCGCGAACAGTGGTACGACGACCAGGGCGTCGCCGAGTACAGCCACGTCGTCCCTGCCGCGAGTCACGCCGAGACGAGTTTCGGACTCCTCTACATGTGGGCGAACCCGACCTTCGAGATCGGGGTGTTCATCGACGACGACACGCTTCCCCATCCCGAGGTGGACTTCTTCGGGCGTCACTTCCACAATCTCGCCTTCGAGGGCTCGATCGAAGCCGTCGAGTCCGACGAGCGGTGGGTGAACGTGCTCTACCAGAACGCCGACGAGCACGGACTCTACCCACGTGGATATCCCTATGCCGCGATGGACGAGACCGTCGAGACCGACACCACCACGATCGATCGCGGGTCGGTCGTCGCCTCGCAGGGTCTGTGGACGAACGTTCCGGACCTGGACGCCGTGCGCATTCTCATGGACGGCGACCTGGAGGGCCAGGCCCAGACCCGGACGACCGCTGACGATTTCGACGACGATTTCGTCGCCGCAGCGGGCCAGTATCTCACGGTCTGTTCGATGAATCTCGCCTTCCGCCGGGAGGTCATTCCTGCCTTCTATCAGTTCCCGATGGACGACAACGAGTGGGCGGTCGGGCGGTTCGACGACATCTGGAGCGGCGTCGTCCTCAAGCGGGCGTGCGATGTCCTCGGCCGGCAGATCTACAACGGCCAACCGCTGTGTGAGCACAACAAGGCCGCCCGGTCGACGTTCGACGACCTCCACAACGAAGTCGCGGGCCTGGAACTCAACGAGCACTTCTGGCGACTCGTCGACGAGGCGGGTTCGGAGGCCGACGACTACGCCTCCGTCGCGCGTGCGGTCGCCGATCGACTGGAGGCGGCCGACTCCGACGCCTACCGCAACGGTGAGTTCCTCCACCAGTGTGGGACCTGCTTGCACGACTGGCTGGACTGTCTGAACGCCCTCGAACGGGTCCCCGCGGTCGCGGACGACTGAATCGACACGGTTAACTGTATTTAGGCAAGCCTAAAAATATGCACGACGCGACCGACTGGATTGATCGACGACGGTTCCTCGCGGGCGCGAGTACGGCCGGTGTCGCCGGTCTCGCGGGCTGTTCGGGCCTGATCGGGGGCGACAGTGGCGAGGACGCGAGCGGCGCGGTCGGCCAGATCGGATCGGGCCGGTCCGGTCGGGGCGCACCGGGTGGGACGTCGATGGACGAGATGCCCGCGCTCTCGGGTGAACTGACCGTCTACTCCGGCCGGGGGGAGTTCCTCGTCGGTGACCTCGTGAGCTATATCGACGACCAGTACGACGACCTGTCCCTGTCGGTCCGGTACGGCGGATCGACCGATCACGTCAACAAGATCACAAACGAGGGCGATGGCTCGGCGGCCGACGTGTTCTACTCGGTCAACGCCGGCGCGCTCGCCGCGCTCGCTGCGGAGGGCCGCACGCAGGCGCTGCCGGGCGAGGTCCGTGAGATGGTCCGCGAGGAGTTTCGCACCGAGCAGTGGGTCGGCACCTCGGGGCGGGCCCGATCGATCCCCTACAACACCGACGCACTCGCCGCGAGCGACCTTCCCAGCGACGTCATGGCCTACCCCGACGTCGACGCACGACTGGGCTGGGCCCCTGGCTATGGCTCCTGTCAGGCGTTCGTGACCGCGATGCGCCTGCTGGAGGGCGAGGCGGCGACCCTGGAGTGGCTGGAGGGCGTCACCGCCGCGGGCATCCAGCAGTACAACAACGAGTTCGCGGTCTGTCGAGCGATCGCGAACGGTGACCTCGACGCCGGCTTCACGAATCACTACTACATCCAGCGCGTCCTCGACGGGTCGCCCGAGGCCCCCATCGCGACGACGTTCACCGCTGGCGACGCGGGCGCGATGTTCAACGTCGCCGGTGCGGCGGTCGTCGACACCGCCAGCGACCCCGACCTCGCGGCGAACTTCGTGCGGCATCTCCTCTCGGCGGAGGCCCAGGACTACTTCGCGCGGTCGACCTTCGAGTACCCCCTGATTCCCGACGTCGATCCGATCGGTGACCTCCCGACGGTCGACGAACTCGACGTGCCAGACGTCGATCTCTCGCGACTCTCGGAACTCGAACCGACGATCGACCTGATGCGCGAGGCCGGCGTCGAGATCTAAATCGCGTGTCGGTCCCTCGCTCGTCGACCGCCGCGGCACGCACCGTCCGCGAGTGGCTGGTCCGCCGGGATCGATACCCCCTCGCCGTCGCGCTCGTCTCGCTTCTCGCGGGCCTCGCGACCTTCGTGATCGCGGCGTGGGTCTTCCCGTATCACTCGACCAACCACGACGAGGCGGTTTATCTCATGCAGGCCGCACTCTTGCTCGACGGCCAGCTCGCGATTCAGGCCGGATCGATCGCGGACGCGGTCCGGCCCTGGTTTTTCGTCGCCGACGGTGGCCGGCTCTACCCGAAGTACTCGCCGGTCCCGGCGGCGCTGTATGCCGTCTCGATGGGCCTGGTCGGTGAACCGCGCGTGACGCTGGCGGTCGTCGCCGCCGCGAACGTCGCGCTCGTCGGCGCGCTCGGCACGCTCGCGGTCGATCGCCGGGTCGGCCTCGTCGCGAGTATGGCCTTCGCGGCCTCACCGATGGCCCTGCTCACCTCCTCGGTCTTCTTACCGTACGCGCCGACGACGCTGTTCACCCTCGCGTTCGCGGTCGCGTACCTCTACGGGATTCGGGAGCACTCGGCGATCGCCGCGGCGCTCGCGGGCGTCGCGATCGGTATCGCGGTGTTCTCTCGGCCCTACACCGCGCTGTTGTTCGCCGCGCCGTTCGTCTGTCACGCCGGGTGGCGGGTCCTCAGCGGCTTCCGCCGCCACGATCTCGGCCCGGCGCGTCGGCACGCGCTCACCGCCGTCGGCGGGCTGGGGGGCGTCGCGGTCACGCTCGCGTACAACGTCGCGACGACGGGCGATCCGTTGCTCTTTCCCTACGCCGCGTTCGCGCCGCTGGACGGCCCCGGGTTCGGGCATCGCGAGATCCTGGGCCACGCCATCGAGTACACGCCCGCGCTCGCCGTCCGCGTGAACGCGCACCTGCTCTGGGAGCTCGGGACGCGCTGGGTCGTCGCCGGGCCGCTCGGGACGCTGGCGGCGGTCGCGGGGCTGGCCGTGGCTACCCGGCGCTGGTGGCAGGGCCGCCCGGTGACCGATCGCGGGGCCGACCGGTCGAGCGAGATTCGAGCGGGGGGCCTGCTCGTCGCCGTCGTCGCGAGCGTCGTCGTCGGCAACCTCGCGTTCTGGGGCACCTACAACGTCCTCGGCGCGATCGGCGACCCGACCGACGGCCTGATCGCGCTGTTCGGCCCGTTCTATCAGTTCGATCTGCTCGCGCCGGTCGCGGTGTTCGTCGGTATCGCGAGCGTCGCCGTCTGGCGGGCGGGCCGCAGTCTCCGCGCTCGACTCGCCGACCGGATCGGCTCGCAGTCGGCGCGCGCGGCCCTCGGCGTCGCGCTCGCACTCGCCGTCCTGATCGCGGGCGTGTCCGCGGCGAGTGCGGTGGCGACCCCCGTCGAGCGCAATCTCGCGCACACCGACGGCTACGCGGAGGCGTACGCGCCGATCGAAGAGAGCGACTTCGAGCACGCGCTGGTCTTTTTGCCGACGCCGTATGGCGACTGGCTCCACCATCCGTTTCAACCGCTCCGGAACGACCCCGGTCTCGACGGCCCGGTGGTGTACGCGCTCTCGGGCGGGCCCGCCGAGCAGTTCGACGTGATCGACGCCTATCCCGACCGCCAACTCTACCGATACACCTATCAGGGGACGTGGACCTCGGGCCCGGATCGGGACGTGACGCCGCGTCTGGAGGACCTCGCGATCCGGCGTGCGGAGACGCTGTCCGTCGAGACCCGCGTCGGCGTCCCCGATCGGGTCGCCGCTGCGCAGGTGCGCCTGGAGACCCGCGAGGGCTCGATCACCCACTCGATCGCCGACCCCCATGGTTCGCTGACCGTCCCCTGGTCGCTGTCGCCCGACGGCGCACGCCTGACGGGGCTGCCCGACGAGCGCGTCGGACTCGCGGATTCCGATCACGTCGTCCTGACGATCACGCTGATCCAGCCCACGGGCGGGACGCTCACCTATCGCCAGGACCTCGACGTGCGCATCGCAAACGGCCGTGTCGCCGCGCTCTGGCCGCCCGAACGCTCGGTCTGTACGCTCGTGACCGACTGCGGGCGCGAGGGGACCTATCTGCCCGATCGACCGGAGACCCACCGCGACGGCGTCAGTTTCGAGACGCGCGTCGACTGATCGCGGGGAGAAGACTTAGAACCGCTCGTCGACCCAGACCCGCCCGATCGAGGCGGCGATTTCGGCCCCGCCACGGAGCGGGTCGAGCGTCGTCTCGCCCGCCCGATCGCGGTAGGGGATCTGTCGTTCTGCGACGTCGTAGTCCCGCAGGAGCGGACGCATGAGCAGTTCCGCCGAGAGGCCGGTGTTCTCGGTCCACTCGATCGACTCGATGACCTCGCGGCGGTACGCGCGCATCCCGGTCGTGGTGTCGCGGACGCGCTCGCCGAGCAGGACGCTCGCGAACGCCGCGAACAGGTGGTTGCCCCATCGGTTGACCGCCGGCATGGCCGTCGCGCCACCCGAGAGTCGGTCGCCGCTGACCACGTCGCGGCCAGCGTTGATCGCCTCCAGGAACGCGGGCAACTGCTCCATCGGGTAGGTATCGTCACAGTCGGTCGTGACGATCACCGGCCGGTCGGCCGCCGCGAGCGCGCGCTCGACGGCGACGCCGTAGCCCTGGGGCTCCTGGTCGATGACGCGTGCCCCGTGCTCGCGAGCGATTTCGGGCGTCCGATCGCTCGACCCGTCGACACAGACGACGTTGGCGCGGCCCCCGGTCACCCGGTCGATGTCCGTCAGGACGGTCTCGACGGCGGCTTCCTCGTTGTACGTCCCCATCACCACGCTCACGTCGTCGAACGTGTAGCGATCCTCGCCGGCGGCCGACGGCGCTGCGGTCGCCTCGACCGACGCCTCGACCGCCATCCCCGCCCCGCTCTGATCTGCGCTCGGTGCGCTCATATCCGATCCAGCGGCTGGGCACACTTGAGGTTTTAGGTTCGCCTAAAACACACTCGTGGCCACGATCAGCACTCACAGCCACGCATCGACCGCGTCGCTCACCCGGAGCGCGAGCGCGGCGATGGTGAGTGTCGGATTCATCGCCCCGCTGGTCGGGAAGACGCTGCTCGACGCGATCCAGCAGTTCGCTACGTCGTGGGTCCGACAGTCCGCATCGACGACGCTACTCGTGGGGTCGGTCCCCATCCGGGTCGTCCCCATCTGGTGGGCGGCGGGGCCGGTGTTGTCGGGGCCGACTTGCCAGGTGATCTCCGCGCCCAGAGCGTCGAGGATCGACTCCTGAATCTCGTTGGCGCGTTCGATCGTCCGGAGCGCGCGGTCACCGACCGCCCAGTCGATCCGCGGGACGGGATTGCCCCGGTCGTCGGTGCGCTCGGGGTCGAGGCCGACGGTGCTGTCTTCGCGCGGAAGTTGCTCGACGAGCGCGCCCACGCCGACGCTCGTCCCGTAGTCGGCCCGCAGGTCGTCGAGGAGGGCGTCGCCCCAGTCGTCGCCTGCGAGCGCGCTCTCGACCGGCGACGGGCCGGCGTAGTTCAGAAACTCCAGTTTGATCGGGCCGATATCCGCGTCGGCGTCGTCGTAGAACTGGTGGGACTCGCTGGTCGTAAACCCGACGTGGTGCTGGCGGGTCGGTTCGTCGAGGACGCCGCCGGTGCCCGCGAACAGGTGATCCATGAAGTAGCTCCCGACCAGGCCGCTGGAGTTCGCGAGGCCGTCGGGGAACTGTTCGGACTCCGAAAGGAGGAGCAGCCGCGGAATCTCGACGCCCCCGGCGGCGAGGACGAACGACTCGGCGGCCTGGCGATGGCGCTCGCCGTCGGGCGTGGCGTACACTGCGGCGGTCACGCGCTTAGCGTCGTGGTCCAGGCGCTCGACCGGAGCCCGATCGATCACGGTCGCGCCCGCGTCTTCGGCGCGCTCGACGTGGACGGTCGCGTCGTATTTCGCGCCCGCGGGACAGACCGGCTGGCAGGTGCCATAGCCCACGCAAGGCCCACGCCCGTCGTAGGGCTCGGCGTTGCGCGCGTTCGGGACCGCGTGCATCGCGACGTCGGCCGCTTCGCATGCCTCGGCGAACAGCGCGTCGCTGTGGGAGGGCTCGAACGGGCCCATCGGGTGGGGTTCCTCCCGGGGTGGGGCATAGGGCGTGTCCGCGCCGGCGACGCCGATCTCGCGTTCGGCCGCCGCGTAGTAGGGCTGGAGATCGCTATACTCGATCGGCCAGTTCGGCCCGACGCCGCGGGCCGACCCGGAGGCGAAATCGTCCTCGTGGAGGCGCATCACCATCCCCTGCCAGGCGAGCGTCGAGCCGCCGACACCCTTGACGCGGAGGTGGTTCAGCGGGTAGAACCACCCGTCGGTCGACGTGCTCGCGTCGCGAGGCCCGCCGACGTCCCACACGTCCGGACGGTCGTGGGCGGGCCGGAGCGCTCGCTCCATGCGTTCCTGGCGGTCGGCGTACTCGAATCGCGGGCCCGCTTCGAGGATCACGACCTCGTGGTCGTCGGCGAGGCGGTCGGCGACGAGCGCGCCCGCAGGGCCAGCGCCGATGATACAAACGTCGGCGTCGGAGGCCGGCGATCGGTCCACACTCGACGCGTCGGTCGTACTCATTGGGATCCTCGTGCGTAGCTCGTGATGCCGCCCGGATGCCCCGGGGGGTTCTCGATACCGACGAGTTCGCCGCCCGTCGGTGAGGCATACAGTGCCAACAGGAGTTCGTTGACGACGTAGTAGCGGACGCGCTCGGCGGTCGTCCCCTGGGGATCTGAGTCGGCGGTGTCCGCACCGACACCCCGGAGCAGTTCGTCCCGATCGCCGGGCTCCAACTCCGGGACCGGCGCGTCGTACCAGGATCGTGCGCGCTCGTCGAGCGTGGCGACCGTCTCGCGCAACTCCTCGGCCCGGTCGCTGTCGTCCAGGCGCCCCTCGAGATACCCCGAGACGAACGCCTCGATGCCCGAGACCTCGGTGGGGTAGACCACTTCTGCGACCGCGACCATCGTCTCGCGGATGTCGACCCCCCGCTCGCCCGATTGCCATCGCGCGACGCCCGCACCGACGCCGCCGGCCGCACCGATCGCCGCGAGCGCGGCCACCGCGTCCCGCCGCGTCAGTTGCATGGTCCATTTAGGCGAACCTAAACCCTTATACCCGTCGGACCGGTTCGACCGGATAGACGATGGGTCGCCAGTGACCATGCTTTCGAACGTCGACGATCGGCCAGTCGGGTTGACGCTGCTCAGCGGCGCGATCGCCGCGCTCTTGATCCTGCCGCTGACCTGGCTGGTCGTCGAGGCGACGACGGTCGAGCCCGCGCGCGCGATCGATCTGATCTGGAGTGTCAAAACTCTCCAGATCACGCTCGCCAGTCTCGCGCTGATGGGTGGGGTGACTGCGGCGTCGATCGCGCTGGGCGTTCCACTCGCCTATCTGACCGTCCGGACCGACCTCCCCGGACGGCAGTTCTGGACGGTCGCGGTCGCGCTCCCGCTGGTCGTGCCAAGCTACGTCGGTGCCTTTGCGTTCGTCTCGGCGTTCGGGCCGCGTGGGGAGTTTCACGACTTCCTCGCGCCGCTGGGGATCGAGCGCCTGCCGGAGATCTACGGGCTTCCCGGCGCGATCGCCGTGGTGACGCTGTACACCTACCCGTACGTCTATCTCACCACGCGAGCGGGGCTGATCGCGTTCGACAGTCGCCAGTTGGAGGCCGCCCGAACGCTCGACTCCGGTCGACTCGCGGCGATCCGACGGGTCGTCCTCCCGCAGATTCGCCCGTCGATCGCCGCCGGGGCGCTGCTCGCCGCGCTGTACGCGATCTCGGATTTCGGGACGCCCGCGATCATGCGCGCGAACGTGTTCACCCGGCGGATCTACGTCGAGTACCACGCCTACGGCAGCGAGTACGCCGCGCTGCTCAGCCTCCAGTTGCTCGCGATCGTGCTGGTCGTCCTCGCGCTCGAACACCGGATTCGGCCCGATCGCGACGTCACCAGTGGCGACCGATCGGCGTCGCCGGTCGCGCTCGGGCGGTGGCGCTGGCCGGCGACGCTGTTCCCCGCGACGATCGCCCTCCTCGCGCTCGCGGTCCCGATCTGGATCCTGCTGGGCTGGCTCGTCCGGGCCGATTCGGGCGGCGCTGCGATGGCCTTCGAGTGGCTCCAGGTGTTCAACTCCGTGGGGATCGCGACGGCCGCCGCGGCGGTCGCCGTGCTCGCGGCGCTGCCGGTCGCGTACCTCGCCGCTCGGTCGGACGACCGACTCGCGGCCGTCTTCGAGCGGGCGACCTACGTCGGCTTTGCCGTCCCGGGGATCGTCCTCGCGCTCGCCGTCGTCTCCTTCGGGTCGAGCGCGGTGCCCTGGATCTACCCCTCGCTCGTCCTCCTCGTCTTCGCGTACGTCGTGCGCTTTCTCCCGCAGGCGGTCGGGGCGGTCCGATCCTCGATCCTCCAGATCGATCCCCGATTGCTCGAAGCCGGGCGCACGCTCGGCGATTCGCCCACGCGGGCCGTCCGGCGGATCACGATTCCGCTCGCCCGGTCGGGGATCGTCGCGGGCGCGGCGCTCGTCTTCCTGACGACGATGAAAGAGCTGCCCGTGACGCTCGTGCTCCGCCCGACGGGCTTCGAGACGATCGTCACCCAGATCTGGCGCGCCCAGGAGACCGCGTTCTACCAGTACGCCGCGGTGCCCGCGCTGTTGCTCATCGGGATTTCGGGGCTGTCGATGCTCGTCTTGCTCGCCCAGGACGGCACTGACGGGCTCTAGACCACCTTTTTGCGCGGAGGGTTCGCACCGCGAACCCTCCGACGGAAAAATCTGTCTCCGCGAGCGGTTGCGAGGCACGAACGGAGTGAGGGCCTCGGAAATGCGAACGGCGCAGCCGTGAGCGGAGTGAGTCTTCCAGTGGATCAAAATGACCCGGACCCTCCTCGCCTCGCGGCGTCGCCGCTCGGCTTCCCGAGGTCGCTCCGCGACCTCGCACCGGTCGGGTCCGGTGAACCGCGCCGCGGTGCGGCGCGGACAGGCCTGTCACAGCCCGATCAGGCCATCAACCTCGAACGACGCCAATATAGTGACGACCGTCGGTCTCTGTCGTGCTCGCCCAGCGGGACCACGGGATTTGAGTCTCCGGCCATCACCGTCCGTAGACGAGCGCTGAGATCACGACGAATGAGAGTGCGAACCCGCCGAACATCACGCCGATGAGTGTGAGCGGGTGGTTCGGGAGCGCGATGAGGTCGAAATCGTGTGCGAGGAGCGTCGCGACCCAGACGACGATCATGCCCACCATCGATCCGAGAATGATCGCAGCGCCTTTCGCCCACGATAGCATGAAGTTGACGACCGGGTCGTCGCTCATACGTGTCCGTTTTCGTGATGGGAGATGTCGATTTCGATCGAGTGGTCCTGAGGGACGCCCAACCACCTTTTTCTTCGTCGGGTCGCCTTCGGCGACCACTCCTCGAAAAATCTGGACCAAAAAGACCCGGCCACTTCGTGGCCGGTGAACCGCGCCGCGATGCGGCGCGGACACTCTCCTTACGCCAGCAGCCACGTCAGTAAGCCGTTCTGCGCGTGCATCCGATTCTCCGCTTGCTGCCACACCACGCTGTTCGAGTGTTCGACCGCGCCGTCGGTGACCTCCTCGCCGCGATGGGCGGGCAGGCAGTGCATCAACTCGCGATCGCCGATCCAGTCGGCGGTGATCTGAAAGCCCTCGAAGGCAGCGAGCTTCTGGTCGCGCTCGTCTTCCTCGCCCATGCTCACCCAGACGTCGGTGTAGATCACGTCCGCGTCCGCGATCGCCGCGTCGGGGTCGGTCGTCGTTGCCGGGGCGGACCCGACCGCCTCGCAGCGATCGAGAACCGACTCGTCCAGCGCATAGTCGGCGGGCGTCGCGACGGTCAGATCGAGGTCGACCATCGCCGCGCCGATCGCAAAGGAACTCGCGACGTTGTTGCCGTCCCCGACCCACGCGACGCTCACGTCCTCGAACCCGCCGAACCGCTCGCGGATCGTCAACAGGTCCGCCAGCGTCTGACACGGGTGGGCGTCGTCGGTGAGCCCGTTGATCACGGGCACGTCCGCGTACGCGGCGAGGTCTTCGGCGTCCTCGTGATCGAACAGGCGGGCCATGATCGCGTCGACGTACCCCGAGAGCGCGCGCGAGGTGTCTTTGATCGGCTCGCCGTGGCCCAGATGGATGTCGTCGGGCCCGAGGAAGATGGCGTGGCCACCGAGGCGGGTCATCCCCGTCTCGAAGGACGTGCGCGTGCGCGTCGAGGGCTTCTCGAACAGCATCGCGAGCGTCCGATTTTCCAGCGGCCGTTCGTCTTCCTGGAGGCGACCGCCCGATTTGAGTTCGGCCGCCCGGTCGAGGACGGCGTGCAGTTCCGCGCGCGTCAGGTCGTCGATGTCGAGGACGTGCCTGGTCATAACAGATCCTCCGTCGCCGCCCGGAGCACGTCGATCGAGCGGTCGTACTCTGCGAGGACGAGATGCTCGTCGGGGGCGTGATCCAGGTCGGCGTCGCCGGGCCCGTAGGTCACCATCGGAACCGACCACGCGTCGGCGTAGATGTTCATGTCGGCGGTCCCGGTCTTGCGCAACATGCGTGGGTCGCCGCCCGCGCCGCGGATCGCCGCGCGGAACGACCGCGCCACGTCGGTCCGCGGACTCACCATCACTGGCTCGACCCGGTCGTCCCAGTTGACGGTGCCGTTCGTGAGGTGGCCGTCTGCGATCTCGCGGATCTCGTCGACGGTGTACTCGGGCGGGACGCGCAACTGCACGCGCATCGTCGTCTC belongs to Halococcoides cellulosivorans and includes:
- the lysW gene encoding lysine biosynthesis protein LysW; this translates as MSTCPECAADVSLPDSVEIGEIVDCGTCGAELEVVDEDPVELDVAPELEEDWGE
- a CDS encoding VanZ family protein; this translates as MTLDRSWGLVAVIGTAILAASLIDPGIAGPAGEGPLGGLAVTTWLHVLGYTALTAALLGAVGDRRFGIVVAPVVAIAVGAGIELLQWPLAWRTASVADATVNAIAAITMTAVWPACRRVRGAVGDGKDADATGDAAGKTGDD
- a CDS encoding Hsp20/alpha crystallin family protein, yielding MALPANPASSWLQRTGFPRLFETSGTDYELYEQDDEFVLSVELPGFDPAEITVTWDDGVLNVAAEHTEESRGERRTYHRRFRFPKTIADDDIVADYESGLLEVTLPVERGATTQGKEIEIRT
- a CDS encoding alpha-1 4-glucan-protein synthase, with protein sequence MSPSPPAVERDVCVIVPTIREYECVRAYVRNAREHGVDVSRLHFVLVTEDFCETGAMETMLDELGVSGTVFDATAREQWYDDQGVAEYSHVVPAASHAETSFGLLYMWANPTFEIGVFIDDDTLPHPEVDFFGRHFHNLAFEGSIEAVESDERWVNVLYQNADEHGLYPRGYPYAAMDETVETDTTTIDRGSVVASQGLWTNVPDLDAVRILMDGDLEGQAQTRTTADDFDDDFVAAAGQYLTVCSMNLAFRREVIPAFYQFPMDDNEWAVGRFDDIWSGVVLKRACDVLGRQIYNGQPLCEHNKAARSTFDDLHNEVAGLELNEHFWRLVDEAGSEADDYASVARAVADRLEAADSDAYRNGEFLHQCGTCLHDWLDCLNALERVPAVADD
- a CDS encoding extracellular solute-binding protein, which codes for MHDATDWIDRRRFLAGASTAGVAGLAGCSGLIGGDSGEDASGAVGQIGSGRSGRGAPGGTSMDEMPALSGELTVYSGRGEFLVGDLVSYIDDQYDDLSLSVRYGGSTDHVNKITNEGDGSAADVFYSVNAGALAALAAEGRTQALPGEVREMVREEFRTEQWVGTSGRARSIPYNTDALAASDLPSDVMAYPDVDARLGWAPGYGSCQAFVTAMRLLEGEAATLEWLEGVTAAGIQQYNNEFAVCRAIANGDLDAGFTNHYYIQRVLDGSPEAPIATTFTAGDAGAMFNVAGAAVVDTASDPDLAANFVRHLLSAEAQDYFARSTFEYPLIPDVDPIGDLPTVDELDVPDVDLSRLSELEPTIDLMREAGVEI
- a CDS encoding DUF7846 domain-containing protein, coding for MSVPRSSTAAARTVREWLVRRDRYPLAVALVSLLAGLATFVIAAWVFPYHSTNHDEAVYLMQAALLLDGQLAIQAGSIADAVRPWFFVADGGRLYPKYSPVPAALYAVSMGLVGEPRVTLAVVAAANVALVGALGTLAVDRRVGLVASMAFAASPMALLTSSVFLPYAPTTLFTLAFAVAYLYGIREHSAIAAALAGVAIGIAVFSRPYTALLFAAPFVCHAGWRVLSGFRRHDLGPARRHALTAVGGLGGVAVTLAYNVATTGDPLLFPYAAFAPLDGPGFGHREILGHAIEYTPALAVRVNAHLLWELGTRWVVAGPLGTLAAVAGLAVATRRWWQGRPVTDRGADRSSEIRAGGLLVAVVASVVVGNLAFWGTYNVLGAIGDPTDGLIALFGPFYQFDLLAPVAVFVGIASVAVWRAGRSLRARLADRIGSQSARAALGVALALAVLIAGVSAASAVATPVERNLAHTDGYAEAYAPIEESDFEHALVFLPTPYGDWLHHPFQPLRNDPGLDGPVVYALSGGPAEQFDVIDAYPDRQLYRYTYQGTWTSGPDRDVTPRLEDLAIRRAETLSVETRVGVPDRVAAAQVRLETREGSITHSIADPHGSLTVPWSLSPDGARLTGLPDERVGLADSDHVVLTITLIQPTGGTLTYRQDLDVRIANGRVAALWPPERSVCTLVTDCGREGTYLPDRPETHRDGVSFETRVD
- a CDS encoding dolichyl-phosphate hexose transferase, giving the protein MSAPSADQSGAGMAVEASVEATAAPSAAGEDRYTFDDVSVVMGTYNEEAAVETVLTDIDRVTGGRANVVCVDGSSDRTPEIAREHGARVIDQEPQGYGVAVERALAAADRPVIVTTDCDDTYPMEQLPAFLEAINAGRDVVSGDRLSGGATAMPAVNRWGNHLFAAFASVLLGERVRDTTTGMRAYRREVIESIEWTENTGLSAELLMRPLLRDYDVAERQIPYRDRAGETTLDPLRGGAEIAASIGRVWVDERF